The Prochlorococcus marinus str. MIT 1214 sequence TGATTATTCACTAATTGGGCCAGGAGTACAACTGGTAGAGAAGTTAGTTTTTGGTAGATATTGTGTTGGCAAAGAAGGTGATCATTTTGATTTACAGGAAGCAGCTTTAGATTGGTTAATAACTGATGCTAGAAGACAGGACTTAGGCGAACCCTCACCTCAGCAAAAAGCAATGGCTGAATTATTAGGTACTGATCTGATTGGTTCTTCTAATTAATATTTGCTCTATCTAGAATTAGAGGTATTTCTTGTTCTGCTTTAACTGCCATAATGTGAACACCTTGAGCTATGGATAGAAATCTTTTTACTTGCTCAGCAGCAATTGAGATACCTTCATCAATAGGGTTTGATGAACTTTCAAGTCTTGAAATAATTGATTTGGGTATGCATGCTCCTGGTACTACACGATTTATGAATTGAGCATTTTTGGCAGATTTAAGCAGAAAAACCCCAGCTAAAACAGGCATTTTCATAGGATCTGTTATTTCATTGCAAAATCGTTCAAGTACTTTAGGGTCCATGACCATTTGTGTTTGAAGGAAATTTGCACCCGCTTTTTTTTTGAGTTCAATTCTTCTTCTTAAACCATCAAATCCCTTGCAATTTGGATCAGCTGCAGCTCCAGCAAACAATTGAGTTGGACCATCTGGTAAGAAATCAGATACTGGATCAATTCCTTTGTTAAGTGATGTGACTTGACTAATAAGTTCTATTGAGTTGAAGTCTTGAACTGATTTGGCTTGAGATTGGTCTCCGACTCGTACAGGATCACCAGTTAAACAGAGGATATTTTTGATTCCCAAAGCATGCGCTCCAAGTAGTTCAGCTTGTAATGCGATTCGATTCCTATCCCTACATGATAATTGCAAAACTGGTTCAAGATTTGCCTCTAAAAGCAGCTTGCATAAGGCTAGGCTGCTCATTCGCATGATTGCTCTGCTGCCATCTGTAACATTAAAACCATGCACAAGGCCTTTTAATTTCTCGGCTTTTGAGAGCGCTAAAGCTGTATCACCACCCCTAGGAGGCATGATTTCAGCAGTAATAGCTGATAAGCCAGATTCGAGACGATTTTGAAGTTTCGATTTCACATGTATTTTTTACTAGATAATTACTATCGGTGATGAAAGGCCCTAATCTAAGTAGTATTAATTAATGAGTTGTGAGTGAGGTGAATGTTTACAGGAGAGATCGCTAATTCGTCCCACATGGGACTCTCAGCTAGGGAAATGGAGATTATTGGATTAGTTGCTGATGGCCTCACTAATCAAGAGATTGCTGAAAAACTGACAATCAGCAAAAGGACTG is a genomic window containing:
- a CDS encoding methylenetetrahydrofolate reductase, which translates into the protein MKSKLQNRLESGLSAITAEIMPPRGGDTALALSKAEKLKGLVHGFNVTDGSRAIMRMSSLALCKLLLEANLEPVLQLSCRDRNRIALQAELLGAHALGIKNILCLTGDPVRVGDQSQAKSVQDFNSIELISQVTSLNKGIDPVSDFLPDGPTQLFAGAAADPNCKGFDGLRRRIELKKKAGANFLQTQMVMDPKVLERFCNEITDPMKMPVLAGVFLLKSAKNAQFINRVVPGACIPKSIISRLESSSNPIDEGISIAAEQVKRFLSIAQGVHIMAVKAEQEIPLILDRANIN